A genomic window from Acinetobacter chinensis includes:
- the omp33-36 gene encoding porin Omp33-36, with amino-acid sequence MKKLGLATALLLAMTGAQAYQFEVQGQSEYIDNTVNDKNFTGAVQGTYYFKNVDSSKGPLAEAAFLNQASNASLAYNYGDYDVKADADKNFVSHTIGAKAEAYVPTKVVPVYASVNYNHTITDGKDGQKDDDGDRYALEFGAVVAPNFLVAVGYTSVADQTSYDAFNIMNNGVAKAALESAAINQDQDAITARAKYVGAIDGTNMAVGFESGIVYGEDTAYNLKTDLYLTPALSVGASYAESSYAGSPDKAWAANVNYFITPAVAVGASYVNANYEADKTARTTVRDTQTVGLNAKFRF; translated from the coding sequence ATGAAAAAACTCGGTTTAGCCACTGCTTTATTATTAGCCATGACCGGTGCTCAAGCATATCAATTTGAAGTACAAGGTCAGTCTGAATATATTGACAACACAGTAAATGACAAAAACTTTACTGGTGCTGTTCAAGGGACTTACTACTTCAAAAATGTTGATTCTTCAAAAGGTCCACTGGCTGAAGCAGCGTTCTTAAACCAGGCTTCAAATGCATCCCTGGCTTATAACTATGGTGATTACGACGTTAAAGCTGATGCTGACAAAAACTTCGTATCTCACACAATCGGTGCAAAAGCTGAAGCTTATGTTCCTACTAAAGTTGTTCCTGTTTACGCAAGCGTTAACTACAACCACACAATCACTGACGGTAAAGACGGTCAGAAAGATGATGATGGCGACCGTTATGCACTTGAGTTCGGTGCGGTAGTTGCGCCTAACTTCCTTGTAGCTGTTGGTTATACAAGTGTTGCTGACCAGACTTCTTATGATGCTTTCAACATCATGAACAACGGTGTTGCTAAAGCTGCGCTTGAGTCTGCTGCAATCAACCAGGATCAGGATGCGATCACTGCACGTGCTAAATACGTAGGTGCTATTGATGGTACTAACATGGCTGTAGGTTTTGAATCTGGTATCGTTTACGGTGAAGATACTGCTTACAACCTGAAAACAGATCTTTATTTGACTCCTGCTTTAAGCGTTGGTGCTTCTTACGCTGAATCAAGCTATGCTGGTTCTCCAGACAAAGCATGGGCTGCAAACGTAAACTACTTCATCACTCCTGCTGTTGCAGTTGGTGCAAGCTACGTAAATGCAAACTACGAAGCTGATAAAACAGCTCGTACAACAGTTCGTGACACTCAGACTGTTGGCTTAAATGCTAAATTCCGCTTCTAA
- a CDS encoding BCCT family transporter: MPSRKSTWFSNINPNVFFSTVLTIAAFLAVVLLAPNAFDLVTRQMNQWITDSFSWFYVLSVAIFLILLIYIACSDMGKIKLGPEHSEPSYSNSSWFAMLFTAGMGIGLMFFGVAEPVMHYVSPPAGEAQTIQAAQQAMRITFFHWGLHAWAIYTVVGLSLAYFAYRHNLPLKVRSALYPIIGKKIYGPAGDAVDTFATIGTVFGVATTLGFGVTQINSGLNYLFGVEQSAVTQVILIVVVSAMASLSVFLGLDKGIKRLSELNLGLALLLLLFVFFAGSTIYLLQTTVQNVGQYISSLFSMTFNLYAYQSDGWIGGWTIMYWAWWISWSPFVGMFIARVSRGRSIREFISGVLLIPTGFTLIWMGFMGNSALYSILQEANTGLMLAVQKDSSVALFEFLHTLPFSGVMSSVATILVMLFFVTSADSGALVTDILTAKTEDSPAWQRLFWVVLMAVLAVVLLLVGGLGALQSATMMSALPFTFIMLLICWGLLKALRLDATKMEALQLARITPRAIQNPRSWQQRLGLIMHYPHTQDEVKQFIAQSVHQAFLSIQHEFQQRKLDVSISEVEAGLQLRVDHLNEINFIYQVVSRETTPPEFMVNDGMDAEYYQAEVFLREGGQNYDVMGWTQEDLLQDIIDQYERHLHFLNLVRTPEQLK; encoded by the coding sequence ATGCCTTCCAGAAAATCAACATGGTTTTCCAATATTAACCCGAACGTATTTTTCAGTACTGTTCTGACAATTGCCGCATTTCTGGCAGTTGTGTTACTTGCTCCCAATGCATTTGACCTGGTGACCAGGCAGATGAACCAGTGGATTACAGATTCCTTCAGTTGGTTTTATGTACTCTCCGTTGCCATTTTTCTGATTCTGCTGATTTATATTGCATGCTCAGACATGGGTAAAATCAAGCTCGGTCCTGAACACAGCGAGCCCAGTTACAGCAATTCATCATGGTTTGCCATGCTGTTTACCGCAGGTATGGGGATTGGTCTGATGTTCTTTGGTGTGGCTGAACCGGTCATGCACTATGTTTCTCCTCCTGCTGGTGAGGCACAGACTATTCAGGCTGCCCAGCAGGCTATGCGTATCACTTTTTTTCACTGGGGATTACATGCCTGGGCTATCTATACTGTCGTAGGATTATCCCTGGCTTATTTTGCGTATCGGCATAATTTACCTTTAAAAGTACGTTCGGCACTCTATCCGATCATTGGTAAAAAAATCTATGGACCCGCAGGGGATGCGGTCGATACTTTTGCCACTATCGGAACAGTTTTCGGTGTTGCGACCACACTGGGTTTTGGTGTGACACAGATCAATTCCGGTCTGAACTATCTGTTTGGTGTAGAGCAGTCGGCTGTGACACAGGTCATTCTGATTGTTGTGGTCAGTGCCATGGCATCTCTGTCCGTATTTCTTGGACTGGATAAAGGGATTAAACGGCTTTCAGAACTGAATCTGGGGCTTGCACTACTGTTGCTGTTGTTTGTGTTTTTTGCAGGTTCAACGATTTATCTGCTGCAGACAACGGTTCAGAATGTCGGTCAGTACATTTCCAGCCTGTTCAGCATGACATTTAACCTTTATGCCTATCAGTCAGATGGCTGGATAGGGGGCTGGACCATCATGTACTGGGCATGGTGGATTTCATGGTCGCCATTTGTAGGAATGTTTATTGCCCGTGTATCCCGTGGACGGAGCATCAGAGAGTTCATTTCCGGCGTACTGCTGATTCCGACAGGTTTTACCCTGATCTGGATGGGCTTTATGGGGAACTCTGCACTGTACAGTATTTTACAGGAGGCAAACACGGGTCTCATGCTGGCTGTGCAGAAAGACTCATCCGTTGCTTTATTTGAATTTCTGCATACTTTGCCATTTTCAGGCGTGATGAGTTCAGTTGCAACCATACTGGTCATGCTGTTTTTTGTGACATCGGCAGATTCAGGGGCACTGGTGACCGATATTCTGACTGCAAAAACTGAAGATTCTCCTGCATGGCAGCGCCTGTTCTGGGTTGTGCTCATGGCGGTACTTGCAGTTGTACTGTTGCTCGTGGGAGGACTGGGGGCACTCCAGTCTGCAACCATGATGAGTGCATTACCGTTTACTTTTATTATGCTGTTGATCTGTTGGGGACTGCTGAAAGCATTACGGCTGGATGCCACTAAAATGGAAGCCTTACAGCTTGCCCGCATTACCCCCCGTGCGATTCAGAATCCCCGTAGCTGGCAGCAGCGTCTAGGACTGATCATGCATTATCCACATACGCAGGACGAGGTGAAACAGTTTATTGCTCAGTCGGTACATCAGGCTTTTCTCAGTATTCAGCATGAGTTCCAGCAGCGTAAACTGGATGTCAGTATTTCAGAGGTCGAGGCAGGACTCCAGCTCAGGGTGGATCATCTGAATGAAATCAATTTCATTTACCAGGTTGTTTCACGTGAAACGACACCACCAGAGTTTATGGTCAATGACGGTATGGATGCTGAATATTATCAGGCAGAAGTTTTTTTGAGGGAAGGTGGGCAGAACTACGATGTCATGGGCTGGACACAGGAAGATCTGTTACAGGATATTATTGATCAGTATGAGCGTCATCTGCATTTCCTGAATCTGGTTCGGACACCGGAACAGCTGAAATAA
- a CDS encoding ion channel: MQAFVDFWRVFRGLPSAWLLLIQILLLFLSLLTYDSLSFRALTWALGVLVLLLIAKVIRQTPVFTFLGLSFVGGAVIFSIPILFGVKNITVQVVAHVFEAAAYFVAAYGLLRYMFADRYLTRDELFAAGAVFTLLAWGFAFLYSICQLLIPGSFQNPNVSGLQSWLDLLFLSFSLQSATGLSDLIPMSPLARVLAMLQMFTGVMYLALIVSRLIALQYIAHLPERPKPDERSRD, encoded by the coding sequence ATGCAGGCTTTTGTAGATTTCTGGCGGGTATTCCGCGGTTTACCATCAGCATGGCTGTTGCTTATACAGATTCTGCTTTTATTTTTATCATTACTGACGTATGACAGTCTTTCATTCAGAGCACTGACCTGGGCACTTGGTGTACTGGTGCTGCTGCTGATTGCGAAAGTCATTCGTCAGACCCCTGTATTTACTTTCCTGGGGCTCAGTTTTGTCGGTGGGGCGGTGATCTTTTCCATCCCCATCCTGTTTGGTGTGAAAAATATTACGGTTCAGGTAGTGGCACACGTCTTTGAAGCGGCGGCTTACTTCGTGGCTGCCTATGGCTTGCTGCGTTATATGTTTGCGGATCGTTATCTGACCCGTGATGAGCTGTTTGCAGCGGGTGCAGTCTTTACTTTACTCGCCTGGGGATTTGCATTTCTGTACAGCATCTGCCAGCTGCTGATACCTGGCAGTTTTCAGAATCCGAATGTTTCAGGTTTACAGTCCTGGCTGGATTTACTGTTTCTGAGCTTCAGCCTGCAGTCGGCGACGGGTCTGTCAGATCTGATACCGATGAGCCCTCTGGCACGGGTTCTTGCCATGCTTCAGATGTTCACTGGTGTGATGTATCTGGCACTGATTGTTTCGCGCCTGATTGCCCTGCAGTACATTGCACATCTGCCTGAACGCCCTAAGCCGGATGAGCGTTCACGTGACTGA